Proteins co-encoded in one Rhizobium sp. NZLR1 genomic window:
- a CDS encoding lysylphosphatidylglycerol synthase domain-containing protein: MSLKNMIWNGLLVAALCFAVFLLYRIFQQYSLEQIVQSVRSIPFSNFCVALLFAAASYLCLGCFDLLAIRSLGKSLPYPKIALASFISLSLGHNIGFAGLSSGAFRYRFYSRWGLTTEDVANIILFCGITVGLGLITLGGLAMIINPGDAGRLLRLDPAGVRIFGLLALIVPVVYAGLAFFIRSKLRLWRWSFQLPRFSIAVAQVGVGTINFGFVSACLHQMLSAFGDVAFFRSVTAYVLANSAILATHVPGGLGVLEATVSYAVPKEASIGALIAFRCVYFFIPLALGATLLAISEVVFRRRSRGANETADEGAEAQSA, translated from the coding sequence TCTTTACCGCATCTTCCAACAGTACAGCCTCGAGCAGATCGTCCAATCGGTTCGCAGCATACCTTTTTCGAATTTCTGCGTAGCCCTGCTGTTTGCGGCGGCATCCTATCTATGTCTTGGCTGTTTCGATCTCCTGGCGATCCGTTCACTCGGCAAATCCTTGCCTTACCCCAAAATCGCGTTGGCTTCGTTCATCAGCCTGTCGCTCGGCCACAATATCGGTTTTGCCGGACTGAGCAGCGGCGCCTTCCGCTACCGTTTTTATTCGCGCTGGGGGCTGACGACCGAGGATGTCGCCAATATCATCCTGTTTTGCGGCATCACAGTCGGGCTGGGGCTGATCACGCTTGGCGGCCTGGCGATGATCATCAATCCCGGCGACGCCGGGCGCCTGCTGCGGCTCGATCCGGCCGGTGTGCGCATCTTCGGCTTGCTGGCGCTCATCGTGCCGGTCGTCTATGCGGGGCTGGCGTTTTTCATCCGCAGCAAGTTGCGGCTTTGGCGCTGGTCCTTTCAGTTGCCGCGATTTTCGATAGCGGTCGCGCAAGTTGGAGTCGGCACGATCAACTTCGGGTTCGTTTCTGCCTGTCTCCACCAGATGCTCTCAGCCTTCGGCGATGTTGCCTTCTTCAGATCGGTAACAGCCTACGTGCTCGCCAACTCGGCAATTCTTGCAACGCATGTTCCAGGTGGTCTCGGCGTGCTCGAGGCGACCGTCTCCTATGCGGTGCCGAAGGAAGCATCCATCGGCGCGCTGATCGCATTCCGCTGCGTCTATTTCTTCATTCCGCTGGCGCTTGGCGCAACGCTACTCGCAATCAGCGAGGTCGTCTTTCGCCGCCGATCACGTGGAGCGAACGAGACGGCGGACGAAGGCGCCGAGGCCCAGTCGGCTTAG
- a CDS encoding phospholipase D-like domain-containing protein yields MTAIETVFNHPTLTQAKLPALVGHKRQDCSGFDLQGSAAKAAFLINGNSYFAELARALRQARRTVWIIGWDFNPDILMEPDKSEETLADLLHGLAAENPELEIRILVWALGPLYSNKSLQLFRKKNFPKNARIDLRFDSARAVGGCHHQKLVCIDDAVSFIGGMDLTARRWDTWLHRAKDKLRRDPAGVSYDPLHDVQAMVTGDAAKLIGDIARRRWEDATGESHSPLVASAPFVWPDDLPVSIGDISVSFALTEPSTALRTGVSDGIDMTLDVIARAKRSLYIEAQYLASFRVAEAIAAGLEEEDGPEVIIICTRSSHGLIEKLVMGNNRDRVIRRLKRADRAHRLRIYYPVVPGPVMPKATAPGRAPLASSTEVEVLVHSKLIIADDKLVRIGSSNINNRSEAIDTECDMLLEADGEDQRRGIVDLRNRLLSEYLGRAAETFAAAFARTGSVIEAIETLNDGRRGLREFAVDMAGSTKPVMGTALFDPGRPTTLLSRLGLGAFVRRLVRST; encoded by the coding sequence ATGACCGCAATTGAGACCGTCTTCAATCATCCGACGCTGACACAGGCAAAATTGCCGGCGCTGGTCGGCCATAAAAGGCAAGATTGCAGTGGGTTTGACCTGCAAGGGAGTGCCGCGAAGGCGGCCTTCCTGATCAACGGCAACAGCTATTTTGCCGAGCTGGCGCGGGCGCTACGGCAGGCGCGGCGCACTGTCTGGATCATCGGATGGGATTTCAATCCCGACATCCTGATGGAACCCGATAAATCCGAGGAGACGCTTGCCGACCTGCTGCACGGTCTCGCGGCGGAAAATCCCGAACTGGAAATACGCATCCTCGTCTGGGCACTCGGCCCCCTCTATTCGAACAAGTCCCTGCAGCTGTTTCGCAAGAAGAATTTCCCGAAGAATGCCCGGATCGATCTGCGCTTCGATTCCGCGCGGGCAGTCGGCGGCTGCCATCATCAGAAACTCGTCTGCATCGACGACGCGGTCTCCTTCATCGGTGGGATGGATCTGACGGCGCGGCGGTGGGACACTTGGCTTCATCGCGCCAAAGACAAACTGCGACGTGATCCCGCCGGCGTTTCCTACGACCCCCTGCACGATGTTCAAGCGATGGTCACGGGCGACGCGGCCAAGCTGATCGGCGATATCGCCAGGCGGCGCTGGGAAGACGCCACCGGCGAAAGCCACTCGCCGCTGGTCGCGAGCGCGCCTTTCGTCTGGCCCGATGATCTGCCGGTTTCGATCGGAGATATTTCGGTCAGTTTCGCGCTGACGGAACCCTCGACGGCCTTGCGGACCGGCGTAAGCGACGGTATCGACATGACACTTGATGTGATCGCCCGGGCGAAGCGATCACTTTACATCGAAGCACAATACCTCGCCTCCTTCCGCGTCGCGGAGGCCATCGCCGCCGGGCTTGAGGAGGAAGACGGGCCTGAAGTCATCATCATCTGTACGCGCAGCTCTCACGGGCTGATCGAAAAGCTTGTCATGGGCAATAATCGCGACCGTGTCATCCGTCGCCTCAAACGCGCTGATCGCGCTCATCGGCTGCGCATCTACTATCCCGTTGTTCCGGGGCCGGTCATGCCCAAAGCCACTGCCCCTGGGCGAGCCCCGCTGGCGTCGAGCACAGAAGTGGAGGTGCTCGTCCACTCCAAGCTGATAATTGCCGATGACAAATTGGTGCGCATCGGCTCGTCCAACATCAACAACCGCTCGGAAGCAATTGATACCGAATGCGATATGCTCTTGGAGGCCGACGGCGAGGATCAACGCCGGGGGATCGTGGATCTTCGCAACCGCCTGCTTTCGGAATACCTAGGAAGGGCGGCCGAGACCTTTGCTGCAGCCTTCGCTCGGACAGGATCGGTGATCGAAGCGATCGAGACGCTGAATGATGGTCGCCGCGGCTTGCGCGAGTTTGCAGTCGACATGGCCGGCAGCACCAAGCCAGTCATGGGAACCGCGCTCTTCGACCCGGGTCGGCCCACCACACTGCTAAGCCGACTGGGCCTCGGCGCCTTCGTCCGCCGTCTCGTTCGCTCCACGTGA
- a CDS encoding DUF763 domain-containing protein: MSQRAGSADLPLHGGRVPHWLGDRMTRLGTLITEAIVHHYGRDEFLRRLAHPFWFQSFGAVMGMDWHSSGVTTSVLGALKRGLKPRAGELGLHVCGGRGAQSRKTPQELLSIGERVGLDGEGLATTSRLIAKVDSAALQDGFDLYLHGFIVADDGHWVVVQQGMNGDKRQARRYHWLSEGLESFVDSPHAAIEGRSQGEIVNLADRRAERSRRGQLDLLATLGPDRIVREAAALLRVEHPAPEPAEQPMLPHLIMPTHHDVRESDIIMRRLHGNLAAAADRGPADFEELLLVPGVGARTVNALALVAEVVHGAPCRFSDPARFSIAHGGKDRHPFPVPLKVYDETIGVMKSAVQKGRLGREEELQALKRLDDQSRQMERYVTGPDLKEIIAGEFRQSADFGGRSVFGCEEPPAE; this comes from the coding sequence ATGTCACAACGAGCAGGCAGTGCCGATCTTCCGCTTCACGGGGGACGTGTGCCACATTGGCTGGGCGACCGGATGACGCGACTCGGTACGCTGATCACCGAGGCGATCGTTCATCACTATGGCCGCGACGAATTCCTGCGCAGGCTTGCGCATCCCTTCTGGTTCCAGTCCTTCGGCGCGGTCATGGGCATGGACTGGCATTCCTCCGGCGTCACCACCAGCGTTCTCGGCGCCTTGAAACGCGGACTGAAGCCGCGCGCCGGCGAACTCGGCCTGCATGTCTGTGGCGGCCGCGGCGCGCAGTCGCGCAAGACCCCGCAGGAGCTGCTGTCGATCGGCGAACGGGTCGGTCTCGATGGGGAGGGGCTGGCGACGACGAGCCGTCTCATTGCCAAGGTCGACAGCGCCGCCCTTCAGGACGGGTTCGATCTTTATCTGCACGGCTTCATCGTCGCCGATGACGGCCATTGGGTGGTCGTGCAGCAAGGCATGAATGGCGACAAGCGGCAGGCCCGGCGCTATCACTGGCTGTCGGAAGGGCTGGAGAGCTTCGTCGACTCGCCGCATGCGGCCATCGAGGGCAGGAGCCAGGGCGAGATCGTCAATCTGGCCGACAGGCGCGCCGAGCGTTCTCGGCGTGGCCAACTCGATCTGCTGGCGACGCTCGGTCCCGACCGGATCGTTCGCGAGGCCGCCGCGCTGCTGCGTGTTGAGCACCCGGCGCCCGAGCCTGCCGAACAACCGATGCTGCCGCACCTGATCATGCCGACCCATCACGACGTTCGCGAAAGTGACATCATCATGAGGCGCCTGCACGGAAATCTGGCCGCCGCAGCCGACCGTGGACCGGCGGATTTCGAAGAGCTGCTGCTGGTTCCAGGTGTCGGTGCCCGCACCGTGAATGCGTTGGCCCTGGTGGCCGAAGTCGTCCACGGCGCGCCTTGCCGTTTTTCCGATCCGGCGCGCTTCTCGATCGCCCATGGCGGCAAGGACCGCCATCCCTTCCCAGTGCCGCTCAAAGTCTATGACGAGACGATCGGCGTGATGAAATCGGCGGTACAGAAAGGCAGGCTCGGACGGGAGGAGGAACTGCAGGCGCTGAAGCGCCTCGATGACCAATCCAGGCAGATGGAACGCTACGTCACCGGTCCAGACCTCAAGGAAATTATCGCCGGCGAATTCCGCCAGTCCGCCGATTTCGGCGGCCGGAGCGTCTTCGGCTGTGAGGAGCCGCCCGCAGAGTAG
- a CDS encoding pyridoxamine 5'-phosphate oxidase family protein: MASMTLEDLSSQLKKIDFCMLSTNAGSGCISARPMSNNGDVEYDGDSWFFSYEDSRKITEIEGIDIVSLTFTAPPSLLGKPGIFIAVEGFASLVRDKAAFEEHWVPDLQRWFPEGVDTPGIVLIKVSASSIRYWDGEENGEVTLPGAAS, translated from the coding sequence ATGGCGTCCATGACCCTCGAAGACCTATCCTCACAACTGAAGAAGATCGATTTCTGCATGCTGTCGACGAACGCCGGGTCGGGCTGCATCTCGGCCCGACCGATGAGCAATAATGGCGACGTCGAATATGACGGGGATTCCTGGTTCTTTTCGTATGAGGACAGCAGGAAAATCACGGAGATCGAAGGCATCGACATCGTCTCGCTGACGTTCACGGCACCTCCCAGCCTCCTCGGCAAACCGGGGATTTTCATCGCTGTCGAGGGCTTCGCCTCGCTGGTGCGGGACAAGGCGGCGTTCGAAGAACATTGGGTGCCCGATCTCCAGCGGTGGTTTCCTGAAGGTGTGGACACTCCCGGGATCGTTCTTATCAAAGTTTCGGCGTCCTCCATCCGGTACTGGGATGGTGAGGAAAACGGCGAGGTCACCCTACCCGGCGCAGCGAGTTAA
- a CDS encoding DMT family transporter — protein MKTKTAAANAGNLIMTGVVLMLLGDLLFALNDAMGKWLVASFAVGQVLVIRSVGAFVVLGPMIARQGPMALFRVEQKGLQFIRVAMATADVALFYAAVAYLPLADVMTFYMAGPIYIAALSHFFLGEKIGWRRWLAVLLGFAGVVIALRPSTAMLSLPSLFGLVGSFAFALSLVMSRYLRSTSDTTLVTWQTIAALATGIVLSIGHWQPATLVDWAGMLLLGIVASCAHLLITRSLKLAPASLLAPLQYTLLLWAIILGYFFFNDIPDAQIVIGAAIIVFAGLFIFHRKNLKETVPVEAVPPDGH, from the coding sequence ATGAAGACCAAGACGGCCGCAGCCAATGCCGGAAACCTGATCATGACCGGCGTCGTGCTGATGCTGCTCGGCGATCTGCTCTTTGCACTGAACGATGCGATGGGCAAGTGGCTGGTCGCAAGCTTTGCCGTCGGCCAAGTGCTGGTTATCCGCTCCGTCGGCGCTTTCGTTGTGCTCGGGCCGATGATCGCGCGACAAGGGCCGATGGCCCTGTTTCGCGTCGAACAGAAGGGCCTCCAGTTCATCCGGGTCGCCATGGCGACCGCCGATGTTGCCCTGTTCTACGCCGCCGTCGCCTATCTGCCGCTCGCAGATGTCATGACCTTCTATATGGCCGGGCCGATCTACATTGCGGCGCTCTCGCATTTCTTTCTCGGAGAGAAGATCGGCTGGCGCCGTTGGCTTGCCGTTCTGCTTGGCTTTGCAGGTGTCGTCATTGCACTGCGTCCATCGACGGCGATGCTGTCGCTTCCGTCGCTCTTCGGTCTTGTTGGCAGTTTTGCCTTTGCGCTGTCGCTGGTGATGAGCCGCTATCTACGTTCGACCAGCGATACGACGCTCGTGACATGGCAGACGATCGCCGCCCTGGCGACCGGCATCGTGTTGAGCATCGGCCATTGGCAGCCGGCAACACTCGTCGATTGGGCCGGCATGCTATTGCTCGGGATCGTCGCCTCCTGCGCGCACCTGCTGATCACACGCTCGCTGAAGCTCGCGCCGGCATCGCTGTTGGCGCCGCTGCAGTATACGCTGCTGCTCTGGGCGATCATTCTGGGCTATTTCTTCTTCAATGATATTCCCGATGCACAGATCGTCATCGGCGCCGCAATCATCGTCTTTGCCGGGCTCTTCATCTTCCACCGGAAGAACCTGAAAGAGACGGTTCCGGTCGAAGCCGTCCCGCCCGACGGCCATTGA